In Desulfovibrio oxyclinae DSM 11498, one genomic interval encodes:
- a CDS encoding tRNA-binding protein, whose translation MDTIEWSDFDKVQLRCGTVVRAEAFPEARRPALKVWVDFGPEIGVLKSSAQITEHYAADALVGRQVLAVVNFPEKQVGPFMSQCLVTGLYDEDGAVVLVGPDRAVPDGTRLC comes from the coding sequence ATGGATACGATAGAGTGGAGTGATTTCGACAAGGTGCAGCTTAGGTGCGGCACCGTTGTCAGAGCTGAGGCGTTTCCCGAGGCGAGGCGTCCGGCGTTGAAAGTGTGGGTGGACTTCGGCCCCGAGATAGGAGTGCTCAAGTCCAGCGCACAGATTACCGAACACTATGCGGCTGACGCGCTGGTGGGACGCCAGGTGCTGGCCGTGGTCAATTTTCCGGAAAAGCAGGTGGGGCCGTTCATGTCCCAGTGCCTTGTCACCGGGCTTTACGATGAGGACGGAGCCGTGGTGCTGGTTGGGCCGGACCGCGCCGTGCCCGACGGAACCCGTCTTTGCTAG